From the genome of Camarhynchus parvulus chromosome 8, STF_HiC, whole genome shotgun sequence, one region includes:
- the MUTYH gene encoding adenine DNA glycosylase has translation MAGELRRSGGSAAPPRGRSRKRASPREGAPAAAPAPPPARHLFSDPAEVEALRRNLLAWYDRCKRDLPWRALAAAEPDADRRGYAVWVSEIMLQQTQVATVIDYYTRWMQKWPTLQALAQASLEEVNELWAGLGYYSRGKRLQEAARKVVSELAGRMPRRAEELQKLLPGVGRYTAGAIASISYGQPTGVVDGNVIRVLCRLRCIGADSSSPAVIDRLWDMANVLVDRSRPGDFNQALMELGATVCVPKSPLCGECPVKQHCQAWRRVEKELAFASQKVFGKAPPVPDVEDCGVGDCPLCPPATEPWDSSLGVTNFPRKAAKKPPRAMRTATCVLERRGCHGAPEYLIVQRPSSGLLAGLWEFPSVPLAQDLQEEKEREELADHLQAWMGQPVAAKGLQFVAEVIHIFSHIHQTYVVYSLHLDGDVTLDPALSPSRWVTEDEFHASAVSTAMKKVLKAHEKQRRKESSPVKGSKRKRGAKAPGAGSPCPGTQLSLRAFLRAPTAP, from the exons ATGGCCGGGGAGCTCCGGcggagcggcgggagcgcggccccgccccgggggCGGAGCAGGAAGCGCGCATCGCCCCGCGAAG GGGCCCCGGCTGCAGCgcccgctccgccgcccgcccggcaTCTCTTCAGCGACCCGGCTGAGGTCGAGGCCCTGCGCCGCAATCTGCTCGCCTGGTACGACCGATGCAAGCGGGACCTTCCCTGGAGGGCGCTG GCAGCGGCGGAGCCGGATGCCGACAGACGGGGATAtgcag tgtgGGTGTCCGAGATCATGCTCCAGCAGACACAGGTGGCTACGGTGATCGACTACTACACCCGCTGGATGCAG AAGTGGCCAACGCtgcaggctctggcacaggcgTCCCTGGAG GAGGTGAACGAGCTGTGGGCTGGGCTTGGCTACTACTCCAGAGGGAAGCgtctgcaggaagcagcaagAAAG GTGGTGTCCGAGCTGGCTGGCCGGATGCCCAGgagggctgaggagctgcagaagctgctgccgGGCGTGGGCCGGTACACGGCGGGAGCCATCGCGTCCATCTCGTACGGACAG ccTACAGGAGTTGTGGATGGGAACGTGATCCGGGTCCTGTGCCGCCTGCGATGCATCGGTGCCGACTCCAGCAGCCCGGCCGTCATCGACCGGCTCTG GGACATGGCCAATGTCCTGGTGGACAGGAGTCGCCCAGGGGATTTTAACCAAGCCTTGATGGAGCTGGGGGCAACTGTGTGTGTGCCCAAGTCCCCACTGTGTGGGGAGTGCCCGGTgaagcagcactgccaagcGTGGCGCAGA gtggagaaggagctggCCTTCGCCTCTCAGAAGGTGTTTGGAAAAGCCCCCCCAGTGCCTGATGTTGAGGACTGTG GTGTTGGggactgtcccctgtgccccccagccaCAGAGCCGTgggacagcagcctgggggTGACCAACTTCCCCCGGAAAGCAGCGAAGAAGCCGCCGCGGGCGATGCGGACAGCCACGTGTGTGCTGGAGAGGAGGGGCTGCCACGGGGCCCCAGAATACCTCATTGTGCAGAGACCCAGCTCGG GTCTCCTGGCTGGACTCTGGGAGTTCCCAAGTGTCCCACTGGCTCAAGatctgcaggaggagaaggagagggaggagctggCTGATCACCTCCAGGCCTGGATGGGGCAGCCCGTGGCAGCAAAAGGCCTGCAGTTTGTTGCAGAG GTCATCCACATCTTCTCCCACATCCACCAGACTTATGTGGTCTACTCCCTGCACCTAGATGGGGATGTGACCCTGGACCCTGCCTTGTCCCCATCCCGCTGGGTGACAGAGGATGAGTTCCATGCCTCGGCTGTGTCCACAGCCATGAAGAAG GTGCTGAAAGCTCACGAGAAGCAGCGCAGGaaggagagcagccctgtcaAG ggctccaaGCGGAAGCGGGGGGCCAAGGCACCGGGagcaggcagcccctgccctgggacacagctctcCCTCCGAGCCTTTCTTCGGGCACCGACGGCCCCGTGA
- the HPDL gene encoding 4-hydroxyphenylpyruvate dioxygenase-like protein encodes MVLLIDSGVLELPARPRPSQRAARSPCAGRVSARGDRPAPRRERSRGRSAARARPGLVHAGAERTAPPPPALPAVPSPAALTPPVAVRETPRVRQLALRRESAIFLVNERLAPAREVTSSHDFLYDVDPQPTLGTASNVCFEVDDVPGLCKRLQSQGCSLLVPPTELSDEGGSVTYGVVSSVVGNISHTLLDRSSYRGLFLPGFQPIQGAPSATGDGIRITHFDHITYVCRRGGARAALDWYQRCFGFHRFLLNAQERPAEGYVLGGQGVGMLLLALQSAQGTPAHGCKLVFAESLSQNCTNQVDTFLEQHGGAGIQHVGLCTTDIVSTTRALQERGARFFTPPATYYSQEGKAEEIRGAGQDPHMLAEFGILLDTTVPGDKGRPGTDATESPSREYLMQIFTHPIFSEETFFLELIDRRGAPGFGEGNIQALWKAVQLYMDQQH; translated from the exons ATGGTGCTTCTCATAGACAGTGGGGtgctggagctccctgcccG ACCGCGGCCCTCGCAGCGGGCAGCGCGTTCTCCGTGTGCCGGCCGCGTCTCCGCCCGGGGCGAtcgccccgctccccgccgggaGCGCTCCCGCGGCCGCTCCGCAGCCCGGGCAAGGCCGGGCCTGGTGCATGCCGGGGCGGAGCGAACTGCACCGCCCccgccggcgctgcccgccgTGCCTTCGCCCGCAGCCTTGACCCCG CCAGTGGCCGTGCGGGAGACGCCGCGTGTCCGGCAGCTGGCCCTGCGCCGGGAATCTGCCATCTTCCTCGTCAACGAGCGCCTGGCACCTGCACGGGAAGTCACCTCATCCCACGACTTTCTCTATGACGTAGatccccagcccaccctgggCACGGCCTCCAACGTCTGCTTCGAGGTGGATGATGTGCCGGGGCTCTGCAAGcggctgcagagccagggatgcTCCTTGCTGGTGCCCCCCACTGAGCTGAGTGATGAGGGTGGTTCTGTCACCTACGGTGTGGTGAGCTCTGTGGTGGGCAACATCAGCCACACCCTTTTGGACCGATCCTCTTACCGGGGGCTCTTCCTGCCTGGCTTCCAGCCCATCCAAGGAGCCCCCTCAGCCACAGGGGATGGGATCAGGATCACTCACTTTGACCACATCACGTATGTGTGCCgccggggcggggcccgggcggCTCTGGACTGGTACCAGCGCTGCTTCGGCTTCCACCGCTTCCTGCTGAACGCCCAGGAAAGGCCGGCTGAGGGGTACGTGCTGGGGGGGCAGGGAGTGGGCATGCTGCTCCTCGCACTGCAGAGTGCGCAGGGCACCCCAGCACACGGCTGCAAGCTGGTCTTTGCCGAGTCCCTCTCCCAGAATTGCACCAACCAGGTTGACACGTTCCTGGAGCAGCATGGTGGGGCTGGGATCCAGCACGTCGGCCTCTGCACCACTGACATTGTCAGCACgaccagggctctgcaggagcgGGGGGCACGGTTCTTCACACCCCCCGCCACGTATTACAGCCAGGAGGGCAAAGCAGAGGAGATCcgaggagctgggcaggacccCCACATGCTGGCAGAGTTTGGCATCCTCCTGGACACCACAGTGCCTGGGGACAAGGGCCGGCCGGGCACTGATGCCACAGAGAGCCCCTCTCGGGAATATTTGATGCAGATCTTCACCCATCCCATCTTCTCGGAGGAGACCTTCTTCCTGGAGCTCATTGACCGTCGGGGAGCGCCTGGCTTTGGGGAGGGCAATATCCAGGCACTGTGGAAAGCTGTGCAGCTCTACATGGACCAGCAGCACTAG
- the LOC115906443 gene encoding selenoprotein Pb-like — translation MGLLLLALATWLGLGLASASEETANSSRICQEAPAWTINGSSPMEGAAGQVTVVALLKASUQFCLRQAHSLGGLRERLARQGTAHVRYMIVNEKAPLSRAMLPELQRHAPPGVPVLQPEQEDPDVWQVLGGDKDDFLVYDRCGRLAFHIQLPFSFLHFPYVEAAIRSSHIKDFCGNCSLYPNTTQEANSPMEGPATPSSLPEHEGMESEAPIHQHKPLHPHHHHEVNSERDTNPTEDHKPATHAHHHHGDHGQLHHKGKKQKEGDEH, via the exons ATGGGGCTGCTGTTGCTGGCCCTGGCcacctggctggggctggggctggcctcGGCCTCCGAGGAGACAGCCAACAGCAGCCGGATCTGCCAGGAGGCTCCGGCATGGACCATCAATGGCTCGAGCCCCATGGAGGGGGCGGCAGGGCAGGTGACGGTGGTGGCCCTGCTGAAGGCCAGCTGACAGTTCTGCCTGAGGCAGGCCCACAG CCTCGGGGGCCTGCGGGAGCGGCTGGCCCGGCAGGGCACGGCCCATGTCCGCTACATGATCGTCAACGAGAAGGCGCCGCTGTCCCGCGCCATGCTGCCCGAGCTGCAGCGCCATGCCCCGCCCGGCGTCCCCGTGCTCCAGCCCGAGCAGGAGGACCCCGACGTCTGGCAGGTCCTGGGGGGTGACAAGGACGACTTCCTTGTTTATGACCG GTGTGGCCGCCTGGCTTTCCACATCCAGCTGCCCTTCAGCTTCCTCCACTTCCCCTATGTGGAAGCAGCCATCCGCTCCAGCCACATCAAGGACTTCTGTGGCAACTGCTCCCTCTACCCCAACACCACCCAGGAG GCTAACAGCCCCATGGAGGGCCCTGCCACCCCAAGCTCCCTTCCTGAACATGAGGGGATGGAGTCAGAGGCTCCCATCCACCAGCACAAGCCCCTCCATCCTCACCACCATCACGAGGTCAACAGCGAGAGAGACACAAACCCAACTGAGGACCACAAACCTGCTACCCATGCTCACCACCACCACGGAGACCATGGCCAGCTCCATCACAAggggaagaagcagaaggaggGGGATGAGCATTAA